The DNA region CGGCCAGGGACAGGCCGTGGGCGTAGGGAGCCAGGGCCGGGAAGGCGTGCAGGTACTCGGCCAGTGCGGCGGCCAGGGTCGCGCCGCCGTAGGCGCTGGCCAGCACGCCGGCCAGGGTGATGCCGATCTGCACGGCCGAGAGAAACGCCTCGGGCGTTTCCCGAAGCTTCAGGCACAGCCTGGCCCGGGCGTTGCCGGCCCCGGCCAGGGTTTGCAGCCGGGCCTTTCGCGAGGCCACCAGGGCCATCTCGGCCATGGCGAAAAAGCCGTTGACGAGAATAAGGGCCAGCACGGCCCCGAGTTCCAGCAATATGGCGGTCATGAGGTCTCCGATTCGGGCGCGGGATGCGCCATGCGGCGCACGATAGCATTGCCGGGCGGCCAGGCGAAGGCCTTGACCGGCGGAAAACAAATTTATATTAATATTGATATCGATATGAAGCAAGGAGGCGGGCCATGCAGATTTGCATCCATCTGCCCGATGAACTGGCGGGGCGTTTCCGGGCGACCGTCCCGGCCCGCAAGCGCAGTGCCTTTATCGTCGAGCTCTTGCGCCAGGCCTTGCCGGTGGAGGCGGACCCGCTGTACCGGGCCGCCCTGGACGTGGAGAGCGACGCGGCGCTGGCCGCCGAAATGGACGATTGGGATGTGGCGATCGGCGACGGGCTGGGCGGCGATGCGACGCGGTGAGGTCTGGTGGGTCGATCTCGACCCGACGCGCGGCAGCGAGATACGAAAGCGCCGGCCCGGCGTGATTGTCAGCGTCGACGCGCTCAACAAGGCCCGGCGCACGGTGGTGGTGGTGCCGCTGTCCACCTCCGCCGCGCCGCGTCCGCCCATCGTGGTTTCGGTGACCACGGCGGCCGCCGGCAGCGTGGCGGTCTGCGATCAGGTCCGGGCGGTGGACAAGTCGCGGCTGGTGGAGCGCCTGGGCGCGCTTGCAACCGATGACATGAAGACGCTTTCGGAGTGCTTGTCCGTGGTGCTCGGCTTGTAGGGGGATGCTCGCCGGGGAGCCCCGCCACGGTGTCCGTGCCGGGCGGCGGGCCGGGCCCGCGTCGTGACCGAGACGCGTCGCCCCCGGTGGCGGCCGTTTCGCCGCGACC from Solidesulfovibrio sp. includes:
- a CDS encoding type II toxin-antitoxin system PemK/MazF family toxin translates to MRRGEVWWVDLDPTRGSEIRKRRPGVIVSVDALNKARRTVVVVPLSTSAAPRPPIVVSVTTAAAGSVAVCDQVRAVDKSRLVERLGALATDDMKTLSECLSVVLGL